In Lodderomyces elongisporus chromosome 1, complete sequence, the DNA window GCAATACCCAGGTACTATTCTTCCTGGTTCTGTTCTCCCTGATAACAACCGTCAGGAAATTGATGCTGACCAGAACTTAACAGAGGGTTTAGATCCCAATACCGAGTTTATCGATTTGGTTCATTTAAAAATTGCATCATTGGATGATTTGGACTTGTCGCGTTTTACTAAATTGGAGTCACTATGCCTTAGACAGAATTTGATAACTTCAATTGTTGGTGTTAAAAACATTGCTTCATCGTTAGAAGAATTGGATCTTTACGATAATAGAATCAACCACATTTCTAGTTCCATCAAACATTTAACAAAACTTCAAAATCTTGATCTCTCATTCaacttgatcaaaaatattaaaaactTGGAATCATTAGTTGAATTGGAGAATCTATATTTTGTTGCCAACAAGATCAGAGAAATTAAGAATTTAGACACGCTCACAAAGCTTCGCAACTTGGAACTTGGCGGTAATAAAATTGAAGTGATTGAAAACCttgataaaaatataaacatTACTCAATTGTGGCTTGGAAAGAATCGGATttacaaattgcaaaatttgGACCCCTTGGTAAACCTTCGCGTTTTGTCTATACAATCAAATCGAATAAGCAAGATACAAGGGTTGgacaatttaaaaaatttagaaGAATTGTACTTATCACACAAtggtattgaaaaaattgaaggtTTGGAAAACAATGTAAACTTGCAAGTGTTGGACGTGACGTCTAACAAGTTGACAGATTTGAGTGGGCTCAAGCATTTGACTAAATTAACTGATTTTTGGTGCTCCTACAATAAAGTTCTGAGCTTCAAGAATGTTGAAGAGCAATTGGGAAAATTACCAGAGTTGGAATGTGTCTATTTTGAAGGAAACCCACTCCAAACAGAAAATCCAACAGCATATAGAaggaaattgaagttgattTTAGGCCCATCGTTGAACAAGATTGACGCAACATACATCCGTTCGTAGTGATGAAACTGCACTTACGAGTTAAGAATtgagaatggaaaatgggaaatgggaaatggaaaatggaaaatgcaCATTTTAAAGACTCGAACTGTAAATATATCATTACATCATTATTGAAAAGGAATCTTCCAGTTGCTTCAAATCACATTATACGCCGCCATTTGCTGAAGCTAAAATGCATCTTTtgatgttattgttgttgtttctgaTCTTTTTGCAACCTTTTTTCCTCGtatctttcattttttttcttacttcTTGACAAGGTTTTAAAGAGATTACTTAAGTgcaatgcaaaaaaaggggaaaaaaataattatcCTACAATTAGTTATAACGGAAACGCAAAGAACATAACCATGACAATAATTCATGGCAAATTAGATAACCatattttgtattctttgttttttcttaccattattattttgcaaTCGGAACTATATTAAATTTACAGATAAAGTGCATTAGTAGATGGCCTTCATCAACTATATTGCAACGTATAAAAGACGAACATTTATTAAAGGCCCTTTGCAAGAAATAATAGCTGTATAAGGGAGAATGAACAAAGTCacaagattttttttttccaattttttggttttgttgaaatttgtttgttgatttaattttggttgcaaaatgtAGGATatcataaaaaaaaataaggcCAACCTCAAAATACTCCATTCAGGAGTGGGGAAgggattttttttggttgccaaaaaaataaaaaataaagttggGTACACAAGCAAAATGTATTGTAAAATGACATTACAAATTGAAcattcaaaacaaaaaacgaaaagccaaaaaaaaataatcataatcatcatcaagTTTATCTATCAAAATCAACTAAAAAAACCTAGAAGCAATATTCTTATACTCACGAAATGATTCTTGGCGAACAAATGCAAAagtggaaaacaaaagtttaTAAATTTAGGCATAAATACGATTCACGAAAATTTcatgaaataaaattcaAATCATTTTCTTATGGAatgttttcatcttcatttccgtcatcatcatcatcatcatcatcatcatctttatcCTCATCTTACTCTACTTCACCTTCACCTTCTCCATCCCAGTTTACATCAGGTGGTTGGAATACAGTTAATAAACTTttcaaaggaaaaagagttgGTAAAAAGTCCTTTGCAAGCTCTGAATTTGGCTCAAGACATAGTCATAAAGGCTTATCGCCATTTCAAGTAGTTGAAAGATATTGTGATTTTCATACGTCACCAGAACATAGACTGTTCTTTGTAACCCCAAAGGAATGTGAAAATAATCATTCAAACGGCGCAAGAGGAAGTACTGATACTGTTGGTACTATATACGCAAATTCGCCTGTTGGTGCTATTGGAAACTATCCAAATATAGTATGCGATAAGTCTCCGCAGTATTCTTACAAAGATTTTTGTTCAATCGTAAATaaagagattgaaaaaattcgATATGCGCATTATAGTCTTAACGTTGTCGAAGATGgaaatgttgaaattgttgatggtgGTTGTAATTGTAGTCGCAATtttgattgtgattgtgattgtggttGGGCTAATGGTGAAAGAGAAGATGGTTATGCAGAAACACCAATAGCGATCTTAACTGCAGCAACAATAACCACTCTTCCCCAGGATATGCGATCAATCTCAGTAAAGTATATGCCCATCAGTGATTTCCAGAATGAAGTATCCAAAAATGGCTGGAAGCCTCTTTATCGTGTCAATCTGTATATAACTGATATTCAATGGAAAGAGTATGATAGTATTGATCCTACTAAAATTCCAAAAGAGCAACACCCAACTTCATAAACGTGTTACGAAggtaaagaagaagaagaagaagaagaaaaatactACGAAGGaacagacaaaaaaaagaagattatGACTGATTTGAACTAGATGCATTATATAATTCcttatttgtttgcttgtAAGTTCAGCTAATGATATATCATAAAGATCAAAGTGAATCACATTTTtggaatatatatatagggTAAACATgcttcaaaagaaaatacagATACAATAAATTAAAGACCATCTACAACAACATAGACCAATTTCACCTTACAACAAATAGAATAGTGTCAACTCTTGAATCTAGAGAATGAAAAGTGAATTACTAGATCTACAATCATTGTAAGAAGataaaatacaaaaaaaaaagtaaaaggaGGGGCGGGAGGCAAATtcaagaaaaatagaattaATATATCATTTAAATCTATGATAAAATGCTATTGTAAAATCtgaattttctttttttattattctttcaATCCAACTTATTGTCCTCAGTCTTGTAGTTATCCAACACAATTCTATAAATAAAGCTTGGTGCAAACCCACCAACATTGGTAATAAAGATATCGATATGTTGAGGCGGGATATAATCCTCCAATGGGTTAGTTACAACTTCAACATTATTGACAAGTTCAAAATCGTCATGACTCAACACTTTACCTGAATTGCCCACTTCGATTAACTCGTTTCTCGTAAATGGGTATAATGGTGATAATTTATACAAGCCGGCCACAGCAAACACAGGTGTCTTGTGTTCTTTTGCGCACTCGACAACATTGGCAACGCCACTTTGGGAAAGACACCCTCCATTGGCAAATACGGCATTTGTGCCTACAATTACTTTACCAACCCTCGACATCACTGCATAAGTTGTTGAGTCTGGAATAAGGATAGTTTCGATGTCATGTTGTGCCAattttttggcaaatttTTGTGCCTTTTGCAAATCATTAGGGAAATTCTCTGTCACCAACACCGTAAACTTTCTCTTTGATCTTgcttttaaaagaaaatgcaaAACGGTGTCTGAAGCAGGAGTTGGTGTGAGCAAAATCTCGTTATCGTGGATCAAGTCCACAGACATGGACTCCAAATTTTCATTCATGTTGGTGATTTCGTCAATAAGATCTCGAATCCCTTGAATAATTATACTTCTCATGTCACtattctgtttctttgtctGTGGTGTTTTATCTTGAGCATTAACATTTTCTTGCTTGTTTGTAGTTGAGAGTAAGCTAAACATGGAACTCATCATAGGTACATTATTCTCATTCGCAGTACCACCACTTCCAGTAGCATTATTATCGGTTTCGAGTTCATCGCGGATGATGGCCAACACTCTTCGTACTATGTTACCTGGAATGATTCTTCTAGGGTAGGCCTTATGGATTGTTTGGCCAACCTCTCGGATTAAATTGATGAGCTCGTACGTGCTGGACCACCTTGCTGCGGAGATGACCTTCATCAAGAGATGGGCAATGATCAAGGCCAATTCCTtgtcgtcatcatcatttatTTGATGTCGTTTGAGCTTTGCTACAACAGGATCCAATAGCGATTGTATCTCCGGTGTAATTTGCGTCATATAAAGGGAAGAAATAGTAAGTGGCGTATGCTGGAAAGGAGgagtaaaagtaaagatCTGGTTACTAGTTTTGCAGGTGAACTATGCTATTGTGACTAAATTTGATACTGGAGAGAATCATTTTATAGATGTGTGTTTtaaataaatttttatcttttttttgttttcttttttttttttttttttttttttttttgcacaaATCTGCAACCAACACTGCTTCCCGCAAGAAAACTTTTGTTAGTTTTAACTATTAGAATacataaacatatatatatatatgtatgaatatatgtgtatatttTAAAAAGGGTAAAGAAGTAAATGAAACCAAAGTGTTACcaagataaagaaatttttgaaaagctTACTATCAGAAATTCCTCAAATGTTGTATTCATTATATtgtacttcttttttttaatatttacAAATGGCTCTTCTGGGGTCTTGCCTGCTAACATTCATAATTCTCTGCGCCACTAACTTCTCTATTCTGACTGATTGCTCCCATTTTGAATTTACAATTTGATACCAATGTGAATACTAGCCACGCCAAATGTCAAATTTTCGTACCCCGGTTCGGGAACATAGAAGCCAGCTTTTTCAATCATCAGCTTAAACTCCTCTTGTTTGGGGAATCTTTGGATACTTTCCACGAGGTACTGGTAACTATCTCTGTCATTTGCAATCAATTGACCCATTAATggcaaaagagaaaacgaGTATGCTTGGTATGCATAATCAATTAATGGATTTTCAACCTGACTGAATTCCAAACAGGCAAAGATTCCACCTGGTTTGAGCACTCTGTATGCTGTGTCAAGACCCTTTTGAATGTTTGTAAAGTTACGAATTCCAAACGCAATAGTATAAACATCTTTCGAGTTATCCTCGATCGCGTCCATCGTTTCACCATTTTGGACTAAGAATTCAACTCTGTTTATGCCAGTCTCCTGAGCTTCCTTGCACCATTTGGTATCCAAGTATCTATTCTCACCTTCGCGCAACATATCAGGGTTGATATCTGCAACAGTCATTTTACTCACATGATCACCAAATTTTTCCGCAGCGTGGTCCAATAATCCAAATGCAATATCTCCAGTTCCACCTGCAACATCGAGGAATTGCAAAGGCTCGGTAGAATTAGGTCTCATTCCAGCATCGAGTCTATTGATGAAATGTTGTTTCCATAATCGATGCACACCCATGGACATTACATCGTTCATTATATCGTAGTTGGACGCAACAGAGGAAAAGacaccaccaacaagaTTCTCCTTTTCGGCACGGTTCACAGTTTTAAATCCAAAATGTGTAGTGGATGGATCATTAGCATCTTGAGGTTGAGGTGGTGTTGTCGATTTTGGATGGGTGGAGTTATATCTTGAGATGTTTAATGCAGCAGTGGGTTGCAATTGTTTCAACGTCCTAGAGACAATGTTTCTGGTTGTGGACGGAAGCATTGAAAGGGAAAGGGGTAGATTAAGTGGGTTTAAAGGTATAGAGGATTGGAAAATTAGAGGAAATGATGATTGGATGAAATCCTTGCGTGTTGACGAGGTGTTTTTTGGGGGGTTCGATACTTCAATTTGAGCAAATCTACTGGTAATTGCGGTGTATTTTCAGTCCACGCTAAATATTGGTACTTGCTCGGTTgagtttctcttttctcctcTGTTGCGTTCTTTTCGgattttttctctcttttttctctctttatttttttttattttttttgcttgttaACTTTGAAATGAGaagaaacagaacaaagaataaaaggaaaaaataaaaaaacaaggaacAAACCCATTAGCCTAATGCTTATACAGCCCCATATCGAAATCCACTTCCCTTCCtttcccaaaaaaaaaaaaggtttgacAATCGataaggaaaggaaaacgAAACTCTCATgttttcaatcaatttctttgaaacaatatagaaaaggtaaaagaagaattacGAAAgtaagaaaccaaaaaaaaaagaaaaaaaaaaagaaagtatcTATAATTGACTAAAAATAATGAGAATAGTGATTGTAATGGTATCGAatttttacttcttctctttttttttttttttaatcattCAACAATTTAAGCTTGGACGATTCTCACAGTGTTGGAGTGTCCAGAACCTCTGGTCCATCCTTGCACAGTGACAATGGAGTCACCCTTGGCGATAATTCCCAAGTCAACTGCTTCGGAGACAGCCCATCTCAATCTGCTCTCGACATCCTCTTGCCAGTTTGGTAATCTGTCCTTCTTGTACACGAATGGGTAGACACCTCTATACAAGTGTGAGTATTTGGCACTGTTTTCGTTTCTAGTGACCATCAAGATTGGAACATCTGGCTTGTACTTGGAGACGTATCTTGCTGAGTGACCTGAAGTTGAAAGAACGACAATGGCCTTGGCGTCTTGGTCGTATGCAGCGGCAACGGCAGCCATTGCACAGGTTTCGGTGGTTGAGGTTGGCTTGACGGCCAATGATCTCAATTCGTTGAATAATTGTGGGTATGCAATTGCCTTTTCTGCAATAAGACAGGTGTTGTGCATCATTGACACGGCTTCGAATGGGTAGTCACCTTTGGCTGTTTCACCAGACAACATCACACAATCAGCACCGTCTAAGATGGCGTTACCAACATCTGAAACTTCAGCTCTTGTTGGTCTTGGGTTGTAGGTCATTGACTCCAACATTTGAGTAGCACAGACAACTGGTTTAGCAGCCAAGTTACATTTAGcaatcaatttcttttgcacGATAAACACTTGAGGAGCTGGGATCTCGATACCCAAGTCTCCTCTGGCAACCATAACACCATCGGTGACTTCCAAAATCTCGTCAAAGTTGTTGACACCTTGTTGGTTTTCAATCTTGGCAATGATTTggatttcttttccatccTCACCCAAAACTTCTCTAATGTGTCTAATGTCATCTGCTGATCTGATAAATGAAGCAAAGATCATGTGGACCTTGTTCTTAACACCGAATCTGATATCGGCCTTATCCTTTTCGGATAATGGAGGCAAGTCGACATCAGTTCCTGGCAAGTTGACACCCTTGTGGGATGAAATCTTACCACCATTGATGGATCTAACCTTCAAAGTGTTGTCATCTTCGACGGATTCAACTTCAAAGGACAAGACACCGTCATCAACGTAGATGATTTTACCAGGGGAGATAACCTTTGTAATGTTTTTGTAGTCAATGTACATAATCTCATCGTTACATTTGAGTTTGTAGGCGTCATCAGTGGTGAAGATCATTTGGTGGTTTGGTGGGATTGGGTagtctttttcatcaattgtGGTACCGGTTCTGATTTCTGGACCCTTGGTGTCCAAGGCAATGGCCAATGGTCTACCTTTGTAAACCTCTTCGGATTTTCTAGCATTGTCAATGACAGATTGGTGGTATTCATAAGAACCGTGGGAAAAGTTCATTCTGACAATGTTCAAACCAGCTTTTCTCAACTTGACCAAGACGTCAACATTGTTGGTTTTTGGTCCAATAGTACCAATGATGGAGGATCTTCTCAAGTATTTGTGAGGAGTCTGCTCAAGGTTCAAGTTGGACAACCATGTTAATGAAGAGTGTGACATTGTAAAGTGTAATCTAAGACAGAGGGGGGTGCTTAAGGATACTATCTATTATGAAAGATTGTACTAAGTTCAATTcaaaaagtgaaagaaaaagaaaaaggaaaaagaaaagagaaaagagaaaagagaaaagagaaaagagaaagaagaagaggaaaggaATTTGAGTAAAAGAATATGTacgtgtatatatatatatatacatttgtaatgttttgtaaaattattgttgaaatttcaattgctttctctctttataCCATTTAGCGCAGCATCCATCACatctccccccccccccccccccctctccCCTCCCCTCCTGTGCCATTCTAATCTACAACATAAACGAAGGAAAGGAATATacacaaataaaaaatataaatataaatttaatttaatttagataaaaaaaataaaataaaataaaaaaataaaaaataaaaaataaaaaaaaactccGTCCAACAGTGATccgaaaggaagaaaaaaaaggaagaaaaaaaaggaagaaaaaaaaaaaaaaatttaacaaTCTTTAATGAGAACAAACCACAAATAGATGCAAACACGAGGAATATATTCGTACAACACGAGCATAACCAGCACGGGTATATAAAGTAAGGAAAACTCAAGGCTAGTACATAAGTTAGAAATTGTTGCTAACCCTTCTTCCATTTCTCTCTCATTTTACTTTTCAGTTTGGTTAAAGTCGGGCCGCTGCTCCAATGTCTTTTATTAGATATATCCACTGTAATGTTTTGCTATGCTTATTGACTTGATGTatacgaaaaagaaaaggaaaaaaaaaagaaaaagaaaaagacaaaaataaaatagaaattaGTCTAAACCAACTTATGTATAGTTTGCATGTTATAGGCTGTACAGTGAGAAAGTGGATGGGAAAAAGAGGGGAAGCTCATGGACAAAGTCATTTTGTAAGTActataaagaaagaaagaaagaaagaacgaagggaagaaagaaagaaagacgCGATCCCCCACTTGACACTTGGTATTAAGAAATAGGAGCTAGAGCTAAAGTTCTAATGGTAATTAGCAGAGATGGAAGAAGTGGAGCACAATCAAAAGAGTGACAAAACtgcattctttttttgttcaacatTTTCATATTCGTTGAATCTGTAATGAAACTTTTTTTCagttaaatttttttttttttggtttttttttggtggtttttttttcttcattggTTTTGAAAGCGGATTTGATGGTGCCGGTGTTATCTCTCCGATACAGAAGCCCTCGCAGATGACAAGCATGTTGTTCGGCAATAAGCGGTGCTCGTAGAAGCTATTGCATCAAAAAATTGTGTGAAAGTGAGAAATTCTCCCATCTCATCCCCTCCTGCCTGCTTGGCCTGATGTTTGAGGCttctttttgctgttgttgttgctttataaatttttattttattttattatgtCTGTTCTTGGTTTCtactttcttttaattGATTTAGATTTTTTCAGAATATTTGTATTCGATCCGAGTATATCATTTTACAAAGCCAACAATGCACCTCTTTAATAACTAAGCCTTTAACAGTAAAACCTCATGATAATCTTGGTATAAAACCTTTCTTCACTTCAAACATAcactatttttctttcgacttcttcttcctcatcttcttttAGAAGAAATATAGGGGGGAAAAGAGCTTAATAGAGTACGACAAATGCTACTATGATACAAGGAGATATACAGAAAGCTATTCCAATATAgacttatatatatacttgtacttttatttttgaaaatgggTATTACATCACGTGACTAGAGTGTCGCGTTTTTTTATCATCGTACACccaaaattttgttttgcgtTTTacaatttccaatttccaaATTGCGTTTCTTGTATGTAGTTTTCTAGATTTCCAAatattttgattgttttgcTCTGTGGCACattcataaaaaaaaaaagggcattAACAACTTGGTTGCCATTTATTGCTTTGCGATAAATTCCTAGAAttacccaaaaaaaaaaaaggtcaATACCATTGCACTCCACTTGTATTCTTTACATCACATATTATGGTGCTTCCAATAATTGTCGGCGTGGGTGCTACAGTATTAGCCCTAACAGCGAGAGCCACCATTGCGTCATATAAACAATTTCTCACATTAACACCGCAAATGATTGCAAACCTCAATGGTATCCGAATAACAAACCAGGATCCAGCGCATCATTCGCTAAATAAGTCTGATCCACGATATCAGCACTATAAGTTTTTGCGACTGAAGTATCCGAACCGAAGTTTCCTGAACCCAATGACTGAACAAGAGGCATTGTTTATATTAGGTATCGAAGGAGATGATATCTTGAGGGTGGATAAAAGGATGGTTAGGGACCGATATAGGAAGTTAATGACTAGGAACCACCCGGATAAGAATGGGAGTGTTTATTTGAGTCAAAAGATTAATGAGGCAAAGGATATATTGGATAAAAGTTATATGGTTAACAAGTAGACATTTAcgacaaaagcaaaaaatgtTTGAGTTGCAACAGGTGAGAAGAGACTATTAAtgatgtgtttgtgttgtcgtagttgttgttgttgttgttattgttgtttttttttactccttgtttttcctttttctgtACATTTCTTTCAAGATGGTGCTGGAAAACAATGTGGTTTGTTTTAAAGCAATACATCTCAAAAAGAGGATTGCATTATCTATAGAGACTATGGATTTGCATGATTGAAACCTGTCACCACACCTTCTTTTAATAGTATTGCTACAGTAATTCTAATTGTTATTTTCACTATTACTGTTATAATTTTTTAGTGCACGTGACATATCTTTTCTATTGAACTGTTTGAAGTTTTTAATTCATAAtcaagccaaaaaaaaataaattttggatacaaaaaggtaaaaaagGGGAAATGAGAACAACCAGAGTTGGTGTATATTTACGACAAGTTAATGAATGAATTAGCCTAATAGTATTTTGATAATAAATAGTTTCCTGTCTTTGTTCCTCACCCCCTTTTTAGCCACTGCATACTTGAACTATGCTGAAGTATGAGGTGACTCTCTTTACTAAATTGGATGTAAGTGAGTCATTGCAAAGTGTGTTGCTGTGGTAAACATGAACATGAacatgaaaatgaaaatgaaaataaaaatgcaaaagatAATCGAAATCGAAATCGAATtcgaaattgaaattgaaaagggTATTATAATCTTCCATCTATCCATGACTCTCTAGTTATCATGGTGGATATCTCCGCTCAACCGTGGTGTAACTCTTGCTCTCACTTTTCAAATCATCATCGACTATAGTTGCAATTCCGAAATCTCTCCCAAATAGGAAatataatcttttttttttcttttcttttttttattttattttactgAATCACCATTTACCTATCATTTCAGTTGAAAATAAATCTGTCATTGTCGTGTACCAACCAGTAACTTGTATATACACTACTACCAAATTTATCAAATCAATTTCATCATAGTGCATATCTATACAATTTTGTATGTTGTTGGATGTGTGGACTACGAGATAGAAAGGTGCTTTTACTAACTTTCATGGAGTTTGGTATACTAGCTATACAATGTGTTCTTTaatattttatattctttactcttttcttgttgtcgATGATGACGAGTAGATAAAACACAGTGACATTCGAGGGTAAAATACAAAAGTattatgtgtgtgtgtttgatgatgacgatgatgatgatgatgatggtgataatGGTGAGATTGCCTACATGAAGGTGCATTCTGTAGGAGAAACGGAAGGAcggaaaaatagaaaatgtCTCTCGTTCCGTTTGTCCtttgcaatttcttttttcccgCTCCCCTTCTCCCCTTCTCCCCTTCTTCCCTCTTCCACTGTTTGCTTCtatttttccaaagtaATCGTCTCTTAATAGCCAAACACAGCAGttgttatttgtttataCATCTTAGTTTagcttgttttcttttttttttttggtatagtccaaaaaccaaaagaaaagaaaagaaagaaaggaaaagaagttCATTAGATTGGAAAATTTGTAGGAATCACACGTGTTGTGCTTTGCCCAGTATAGTATCAGGAGAGATTGAAACTAATCAATGCAATGGATCTCTATGGTCCATATTTCCCTTCATTTCTGGGCACCAGATAAGGCGCGGGTTTTAAACGTTGAGAAAAACTGAAACAGAGAAAcagagaataaaaaaaaagaaattcacGGAataagttgaaaaaaaaaagaaaaaaaaaaaaatgatggCAACAGAGAATGAGAGAGGTAAAGGGGGAGGGGAAGGAGAGagtgaagaaaataaaaattcaCCTCAAAGAGAGTAAAATCACACCATCCTCTTCCCCTCCTTTGGTGTAAAATCCATTCc includes these proteins:
- the SDS22 gene encoding Protein phosphatase 1 regulatory subunit sds22 (BUSCO:EOG09263GUT), which produces MSSQSTQNNEELPVAREPKMKDLSIQDPDASNTDEDDLHEDTENDNDGDDSDNEINNSNKQGEQDNGAVQYPGTILPGSVLPDNNRQEIDADQNLTEGLDPNTEFIDLVHLKIASLDDLDLSRFTKLESLCLRQNLITSIVGVKNIASSLEELDLYDNRINHISSSIKHLTKLQNLDLSFNLIKNIKNLESLVELENLYFVANKIREIKNLDTLTKLRNLELGGNKIEVIENLDKNINITQLWLGKNRIYKLQNLDPLVNLRVLSIQSNRISKIQGLDNLKNLEELYLSHNGIEKIEGLENNVNLQVLDVTSNKLTDLSGLKHLTKLTDFWCSYNKVSSFKNVEEQLGKLPELECVYFEGNPLQTENPTAYRRKLKLILGPSLNKIDATYIRS
- the GCD7 gene encoding GCD complex subunit gcd7, yielding MFINQIFTFTPPFQHTPLTISSLYMTQITPEIQSLLDPVVAKLKRHQINDDDDKELALIIAHLLMKVISAARWSSTYELINLIREVGQTIHKAYPRRIIPGNIVRRVLAIIRDELETDNNATGSGGTANENNVPMMSSMFSLLSTTNKQENVNAQDKTPQTKKQNSDMRSIIIQGIRDLIDEITNMNENLESMSVDLIHDNEILLTPTPASDTVLHFLLKARSKRKFTVLVTENFPNDLQKAQKFAKKLAQHDIETILIPDSTTYAVMSRVGKVIVGTNAVFANGGCLSQSGVANVVECAKEHKTPVFAVAGLYKLSPLYPFTRNELIEVGNSGKVLSHDDFELVNNVEVVTNPLEDYIPPQHIDIFITNVGGFAPSFIYRIVLDNYKTEDNKLD
- the COQ5 gene encoding 2-hexaprenyl-6-methoxy-1,4-benzoquinone methyltransferase (BUSCO:EOG09264A8D), producing MLPSTTRNIVSRTLKQLQPTAALNISRYNSTHPKSTTPPQPQDANDPSTTHFGFKTVNRAEKENLVGGVFSSVASNYDIMNDVMSMGVHRLWKQHFINRLDAGMRPNSTEPLQFLDVAGGTGDIAFGLLDHAAEKFGDHVSKMTVADINPDMLREGENRYLDTKWCKEAQETGINRVEFLVQNGETMDAIEDNSKDVYTIAFGIRNFTNIQKGLDTAYRVLKPGGIFACLEFSQVENPLIDYAYQAYSFSLLPLMGQLIANDRDSYQYLVESIQRFPKQEEFKSMIEKAGFYVPEPGYENLTFGVASIHIGIKL
- the CDC19 gene encoding pyruvate kinase cdc19 (BUSCO:EOG09261QXC); this encodes MSHSSLTWLSNLNLEQTPHKYLRRSSIIGTIGPKTNNVDVLVKLRKAGLNIVRMNFSHGSYEYHQSVIDNARKSEEVYKGRPLAIALDTKGPEIRTGTTIDEKDYPIPPNHQMIFTTDDAYKLKCNDEIMYIDYKNITKVISPGKIIYVDDGVLSFEVESVEDDNTLKVRSINGGKISSHKGVNLPGTDVDLPPLSEKDKADIRFGVKNKVHMIFASFIRSADDIRHIREVLGEDGKEIQIIAKIENQQGVNNFDEILEVTDGVMVARGDLGIEIPAPQVFIVQKKLIAKCNLAAKPVVCATQMLESMTYNPRPTRAEVSDVGNAILDGADCVMLSGETAKGDYPFEAVSMMHNTCLIAEKAIAYPQLFNELRSLAVKPTSTTETCAMAAVAAAYDQDAKAIVVLSTSGHSARYVSKYKPDVPILMVTRNENSAKYSHLYRGVYPFVYKKDRLPNWQEDVESRLRWAVSEAVDLGIIAKGDSIVTVQGWTRGSGHSNTVRIVQA
- the MDJ2 gene encoding Mitochondrial import motor associating protein, producing MVLPIIVGVGATVLALTARATIASYKQFLTLTPQMIANLNGIRITNQDPAHHSLNKSDPRYQHYKFLRSKYPNRSFSNPMTEQEALFILGIEGDDILRVDKRMVRDRYRKLMTRNHPDKNGSVYLSQKINEAKDILDKSYMVNK